A window from Gasterosteus aculeatus chromosome 14, fGasAcu3.hap1.1, whole genome shotgun sequence encodes these proteins:
- the rasgrf2a gene encoding ras-specific guanine nucleotide-releasing factor 2 isoform X10, whose translation MQHYFLVIFGHDGQKPLELRSEEESDCNEWVECIQQASYSDIIIEREILMQKYIHLVQIMETEKIAANQLRTQLEDQDAEIERLKAEIVVVNKTKGRMQPQQLNPEEEDPDIKKIKKVQSFMRGWLCRRRWKIIVQDYISSPHAESMRKRNQIVFNMVEAETEYVHQLSILVNCFLRPLRMAASSKKPPISHDDVSTVFLNSETIMFLHEIFHQGLKARIANWPTLVLADLFDILLPMLNIYQEFVRNHQYSLQVLANCKQNRDFDKLLKQYESNAACEGRMLETFLTYPMFQIPRYIITLHELLAHTPHEHVERKSLEFAKSKLEELSKMMHDEVSDTENIRKNLAIERMIVEGCDILLDTSQTFVRQGSLVQLPSSSERGMLSKVRLGSLSLRKEGERQCFLFTKHFLICTRTSGGKLHLLKQGGTLSLIECTLIEELEASDEDYNAAGQGFNHLEFKVVVEPPDGGSFSVVLLAPSRQEKAAWTSDISQCIDNIRCNGLMTSVFEENSKVSVPHMIKSDARLHKDDVDICFSKTLNSCKVPQIRYASVERLLERLTDLRFLSIDFLNTFLHTYRIFTTAAVVIDKLADIYKKPFTSIPVRIEQLSCDRLSIMSLCPDYSLKITQLALDQSKSLELFFATNQGSWGTDPLNNKSPRLGRKFSSPPPLTLPSRTSSPVRCRKLSLSSPVGGRAGPLDLSATPTSSAANSPTSTHGPCFPSPPPACRPASGSSSPPPVSAKTPGSPEPGPAGGGEDVGGELPRIDAFCGKLRRSIRRAVLETVSLDKFFPDSPGGVEAGDMSPCRSPSTPRHLRYRQSGGSTRHTHTHTLSITVLFWFYSLYRLWVPTVSPGDNSRCTMSSASAFAIATAAAGHGSSQAFTGSDKVCDKEFIIRRAATNRVLNVLRHWVSKHSQDFDMSSELKMGVICLLEEVIRDPDLLPQERKATSNILSALSQEDQDDAQLKIEDILQMRSCPLLHFIAAENPKAECFESLSAMELAEQITLLDHIVFRGIPYEEFLGQGWMKVDKTERTPYIMKTSQHFNDMSNLVASQIMTHTDVGSRAGAIEKWLAVADICRCLNNYNGVLEITSALNRSAIYRLKKTWAKVCKQTKALMDRLQKTVSSEGRFKNLRETLKNCNPPCVPYLGMYLTDLAFIEEGTPNFTKEGLVNFSKMRMISHIIREIRQFQQAPYRIEHQPKVTQFLLDKTLVMDEDTLYELSLKIEPRVPPG comes from the exons ATGCAG CACTACTTCCTGGTGATCTTCGGCCACGATGGACAGAAGCCGTTGGAGCTGCGGTCGGAGGAGGAGTCGGACTGCAACGAGTGGGTGGAGTGCATCCAGCAGGCCAG ttacTCTGACATCATCATCGAGCGTGAGATCCTGATGCAGAAGTACATCCACCTGGTGCAGATCATGGAGACGGAGAAGATCGCAGCCAATCAGCTGCGCACTCAGCTGGAGGACCAGGACGCCGAGATCGAGAGGCTCAAggccgag ATCGTCGTGGTGAACAAAACCAAGGGCAGGATGCAGCCTCAGCAGCTCAACCCGGAGGAGGAAGACCCCGACATCAAAAAGATCAAGAAG GTGCAGAGCTTCATGCGCGGCTGGCTGTGCCGGAGGAGGTGGAAGATCATCGTCCAGGACTACATCAGCTCGCCGCACGCCGAGagcatgaggaagaggaaccagATCGTCTTCAACATGGTGGAGGCGGAGACGGAGTACGTCCACCAGCTGTCCATCCTGGTCAACTGCTTCCTGCGGCCGCTCCGCATGGCGGCCAGCTCCAAGAAGCCGCCCATCAGCCACGACGACGTCAGCACCGTGTTCCTGAACAG cgagaCCATCATGTTCCTGCACGAGATCTTCCACCAGGGTCTCAAAGCTCGGATCGCCAACTGGCCCACGCTGGTCCTGG CCGACCTGTTCGACATCCTGCTGCCGATGCTGAACATCTACCAGGAGTTTGTGCGGAACCACCAGTACAGCCTGCAGGTTCTGGCCAACTGCAAACAGAACCGGGACTTCGACAAGCTGCTGAAGCAGTACGAGTCCAACGCAGCGTGTGAGGGCCGCATGCTGGAGACCTTCCTCACGTACCCCATGTTCCAG ATCCCCCGCTACATCATCACGCTCCACGAGCTGCTGGCCCACACGCCTCACGAGCACGTGGAGCGCAAGAGCCTCGAGTTCGCCAAATCCAAACTGGAGGAGCTGTCCAA GATGATGCACGACGAGGTCAGCGACACCgagaacatcaggaagaacCTGGCCATCGAGAGGATGATCGTGGAGGGCTGTGACATCCTGCTGGACACCAGCCAGACCTTCGTCAGGCAAG GCTCCCTGGTCCAGCTGCCGTCCAGCAGCGAGCGGGGGATGCTCAGCAAGGTGCGCCTGGGCTCGCTCTCCCTGAGGAAAGAGGGCGAGCGGCAGTGCTTCCTGTTCACCAAGCACTTCCTCATCTGCACGCGGACATCTGGAGGGAAGCTCCACCTGCTGAAG cagggcGGCACGCTGTCCCTGATCGAGTGCACTCTCATCGAGGAGCTGGAAGCCAGCGACGAGGACT ACAACGCGGCCGGTCAGGGCTTCAACCACCTGGAGTTcaaggtggtggtggagcctCCGGACGGCGGGTCCTTCTCCGTCGTCCTGCTGGCTCCCTCCCGCCAGGAGAAGGCGGCGTGGACCAGCGACATCAGCCAG tgcatCGACAACATCCGGTGCAACGGCCTGATGACCAGCGTGTTCGAGGAGAACTCCAAGGTGTCGGTGCCGCACATGATCAA GTCCGACGCCCGGCTGCACAAAGACGACGTGGACATCTGCTTCAGCAAGACGCTGAACTCCTGCAAGGTGCCCCAGATCCGCTACGCCAGCGTGGAGCGCCTCCTGGAGCGGCTGACCGACCTGCGCTTCCTCTCCATCGACTTCCTCAACACCTTCCTGCACACGTACCGCATCTTCACCACGGCCGCCGTGGTCATCGACAAGCTGGCCGACATCTACAAGAAGCCCTTCACCTCCATCCCCGTCAG GATCGAGCAGCTTTCATGTGATCGTCTGTCCATCATGTCCCTCTGTCCCGACTACAGTCTGAAGATCACTCAGCTCGCTCTGGATCAGTCCAA gtCTCTGGAGCTCTTCTTCGCCACCAACCAGGGCTCGTGGGGGACGGACCCCCTGAACAACAAATCCCCGAGGCTGGGCCGCAAGTTCTCCTCCCCGCCgcccctcaccctcccctcccgcacctcctcccccgtccGCTGCCGCAAGCTGTCGCTCAGCTCCCCCGTGGGCGGGAGAGCCGGCCCCCTGGACCTCTCTGCCACGCCCACCTCCTCCGCAGCCAACtcgcccacctccacccacgGCCCCTGCTTCCCCTCTCCGCCGCCCGCCTGCCGTCCCGCCTCCGGCTCGTCCTCGCCGCCCCCCGTCTCCGCCAAGACCCCCGGCTCGCCGGAGCCCGGCCCGGCCGGCGGCGGGGAGGACGTCGGCGGGGAGCTGCCGCGCATCGACGCCTTCTGCGGGAAGCTGAGGCGGAGCATCCGCAGGG CTGTCCTGGAGACCGTCTCTCTGGACAAGTTCTTCCCCGACTCGCCGGGCGGCGTCGAGGCGGGCGACATGTCTCCGTGCCGCTCGCCCTCCACGCCGCGGCACCTCCGCTACCGACAGTCGGGAGGTTCGacgcgccacacacacacacacacgctgtctaTCACTGTATTATTCTGGTTCTATTCGCTTTACCGTCTCTGGGTCCCCACAGTCTCGCCGGGGGACAACTCCCGCTGCACGATGTCGTCGGCGTCGGCCTTCGCCatcgccaccgccgccgccgggcaCGGCAGCTCGCAGG CTTTCACTGGTTCTGACAAAGTCTGCGACAAGGAGTTCATCATCCGCAGAGCCGCGACCAACCGAGTCCTCAACGTGCTGCGACACTGGGTCTCCAAGCACTCGCAG GACTTTGACATGAGCAGCGAGCTGAAGATGGGGGTCATCTGTCTGCTGGAGGAAGTGATACGAGATCCAGACCTGCTCCCCCAAGAGAGGAAAGCCACCTCCAACATCTTAAg TGCTCTTTCTCAGGAGGACCAGGACGATGCTCAGCTGAAGATCGAGGACATACTGCAGATG AGAAGCTGTCCCCTCCTCCACTTCATCGCG GCGGAGAACCCGAAGGCCGAGTGCTTCGAGTCGCTCTCGGCGATGGAGCTGGCCGAGCAGATCACGCTGCTGGACCACATCGTGTTCAGGGGCATCCCCTACGA GGAGTTCCTCGGTCAGGGCTGGATGAAGGTGGACAAGACGGAGAGGACTCCGTACATCATGAAGACCAGCCAGCATTTCAACGAC ATGAGCAACCTGGTGGCGTCTCAGATCATGACCCACACTGACGTGGGCTCCAGGGCCGGCGCCATCGAGAAGTGGCTCGCCGTCGCCGACATCTGCCGCTGCCTCAACAACTACAACGGCGTGCTGGAGATCACCTCCGCCCTCAACCGCAGCGCCATCTACAGGCTGAAGAAGACCTGGGCCAAAGTCTGCAAGCAG ACCAAGGCCCTGATGGACCGGCTGCAGAAGACGGTGTCGTCAGAAGGGAGGTTCAAGAATCTACGGGAGACGCTGAAGAA ctgcaACCCGCCGTGCGTCCCCTACCTGGGCATGTACCTCACCGACCTGGCTTTCATCGAGGAGGGGACCCCCAACTTCACCAAGGAGGGCCTGGTGAACTTCTCCAAGATGAGGATG ATCTCTCACATCatccgggagatccgtcagttCCAACAAGCACCTTACAGGATAGAGCACCAGCCCAAG GTGACTCAGTTCCTCCTGGATAAGACGCTAGTGATGGATGAAGACACCCTCTACGAGCTCTCGTTAAAGATCGAACCCCGAGTCCCACCCGGCTAA